The genomic window TATATTGAGCCACCTTTCTTCATTGATAAAACTTAAAAAGCTAAAAAATTATTATATATTCAGCTAAATACTTTCTTGATTAGAATGAAAAACAAAAATTAAATAATATTATTTCTATATTTTAATTATAAACCAACGCTTTTAATGAATAAAAAAACATCCCCATCTTAATTAAATATTATATTTCCTATTTCTATCATTAATATTGTCTAAAAAAAGCCTACGAATTCCTACAGTATTTATTTCGATAAGAGTAAGATACAATGGAAGAATAGAATATTTCTTTCAAAATATACCCTTAGCTATTAAATTAATTAGACTAAATGATCCCAAACACACTATTTTTCATGGGAATAGCTTAGATGAACAATTTTTGTTTACCACTTAAATTAAGTTAAATGTTAGCTCTAAAATAGCATCCTGTTATTATCTGATGAACTAACATTGAATATACATTCTTTTTATGATTATTTTTCATGCTATTTCGCAATAATATTTAATAACGATCCTTTTGTTTAGCAATATAAAATTTAATTAGGAGCCATAAGATGATACGTTGCGTTCGTATGTGGACTGGTGAAGATGGTAACTCTTTGTTTGAAGAAGGAACTATTGAGCTAAGTGGGGAAGCAAGAGGCGATAATGAAACGCCTGCAATTGCCGTTAATGAACTTTCTTTCCGTGAAACAAGCTCTGGCGGCTCTTTTGATTGGCACCAAGATCCTGTTCCACGTTATGTTATCACGCTTTCCGGTACGTTAGAGTTTGAAACTAAAGATGGTTCAACCTTTATTATCAAGCCCGGTGATATCTTACTCGCTCAAGACAATACGGGGACTGGGCACAAATGGCGTTTAATTGGTGATGAACCATGGCGTCGAGCTTATGTTGTATATCAAGAAGGTACTAACCTCTGCTTCAAACCCGCTAAATCATAGGAGTTATTAATGAGTAAGCCGATTACAGAACAGGTTGATATTGCATTAATTGGCGCTGGAATTATGAGCGCAACCCTTGGCACCTTTTTAAAAGAGCTTGAGCCAGATCTCAACATCGTTGTTTTTGAAAGATTGAATGATTGTGCTCAAGAAAGCTCTTATTCATGGAATAATGCGGGAACAGGTCACGCTGCCAACTGTGAAATGAACTACACGCCACCCAATCCAGATGGTACTGTAGATATCAGTAAAGCGCTTGAAGTCAATACT from Providencia sneebia DSM 19967 includes these protein-coding regions:
- a CDS encoding cupin domain-containing protein codes for the protein MIRCVRMWTGEDGNSLFEEGTIELSGEARGDNETPAIAVNELSFRETSSGGSFDWHQDPVPRYVITLSGTLEFETKDGSTFIIKPGDILLAQDNTGTGHKWRLIGDEPWRRAYVVYQEGTNLCFKPAKS